The Dreissena polymorpha isolate Duluth1 chromosome 2, UMN_Dpol_1.0, whole genome shotgun sequence nucleotide sequence CGGTATAAAAGAAAACTCTCAAGCAAcagtatttattaaaacaaaataattccagtgaCATGGATGTGAACGACGAGGATGATTTTATGTGTGCCTGCTTATTTGCAgcattaataaaatctttgcgttgtaaagagCTGAAAGAAGCAAAAAATGTCCGGGAAAAGACGAAAAAGGAGGCCAAGGTCCCTGTGGGTTCGTCCATGGCTATCGGAAGCTAGAAGGCAGCAGCAggggcactttgatgcatttcttaCCAGGGAACTCCGCAACGAAGATATCAACACCTTTCAGTATTCGACGAGATCCTTGAACGGATATCTCAAGTCATCTCAAGACAAGATACGAAGTATCGCTCCTCCCTTACACCTGGATTGAAACTGGCACTGACTCTGAGGCATTTGGTGGAAGGCAAGTACTTTCAGGTTGTTCCTTCACTTAGACGTCGTTTGCAGCGCGGGGGGTAGCCTCTGTTCGGCGCTTTCTTGGTGGCATGTTTGCTCATCGAGTGTTCAGACTGAAATGAAAGTTCCCTGAGAAGCACGGCTTTTATATACACAGCTTCAGACCGCGCAAATCgtgtcagaccgtacaacaactcaactggccgTAACGCATCTGCCTGCAAAACGCAACACACCGTAACGGGTCGGATTAAACACGTATCAAAACGGCTATCAATTATCCTAGCTTGCCGTAGTTATCTTGACAAAGCGTAACAAAACGTAACAGAACGTGATAGAAACTTTACATGTCGGGGAATGAAAAGGATTCCCGTCAGAGTTCGGACACTTTTCGGGTTCTGTTACGGCCTGCTACGTACTGTCAAGTTGTGTTGCGTTTAACAAGTTCTATCACGTTTCTCATTTCCGCCGTGACTGCCGTGGCAAAtgttttgacagtttaaaattttGGCACGGCAACCACGGCAACCCCGTTGTGTCACGTTTGGCTATTCCGTTCCCCTACGTTGCCTCACGTTCATCTCGTTTCCTCCATGGTGGCCCGAAACGtgattgccgtggtcgccgggaacatgGTGTAAACGCAGCATAACAGTCATCGATAATCAATTACAACTTACTGTAGCgttgaaagggagacaagtagatctacatgtagatctatgtaaacttgtaacagcaagtcacgtgaaaagaagcgagctagaatctatgcacatagaaagaagtagagttgataattggaagatatgtcctttgaacacgaccataatccattgcctgaggattatgccaatatgaaatgcagatttctaacacctcaaccccctcagggtcaacattttaatggtTTTTCGAAGTTTAagctttttttttcatgtttcaacaaaaattgtaggcccgggccagctgtgcctaatagcagctacgcccctgataTTAAAAAGCCACATTtggtattttgattatttattgatttatagtTATAATAATCTATATAAGGATCTAGAAACAAATTGAAGTCGGCGCAAATACAGCAGGAGTAATTTCccattttatcaataatataaaaaatattggtaaACAATCCGGGACTGTCGGAGTTCGGTCATTTCATTGATGCCAGTGTGAGCCTTGTTTCACCAATATTCAAATCCAAGATAATGTAGATGCCGAATGCGTCGAAGTTTTTTCGACATTAGTATTGATACGTCGCGCGAATTAGAAGAGCCATAACTTAAAACGCATTTTGATCCCCATTCTGAGTAAATAAGCTTAATTTGTTCAATTATAAAGTGAGAATGTTGGAGACAGTCAATATCACAATGTGTTCCCTTCAGATATTAAAAATCCTGTTATCGATTCTTTTCCCCCTGGGTGCTTCGGTAGTTGACCAATAAAAAATTAAGTTCTCTCATAGAAAAGCAATTCAAAGAGCATGATACAAGGTGGAATTGCATGCATAGTATCAAAACAGAAGTATAGAACGGAAAAACGTACAAATTACACGGTTGTATAATTTAACCattattattacatatatatatatatatatatatatatatatatatatatatatatatatatatatatatatatatatacaatggaTTTATGTGAGTTCTGTTGGTGGTCACAATACCGGACAGATTGGTCCCCTCCGGGAACTCCGGCTCCCCTCTCCCACAGCTCAAGAACACTCCGTAGTTAAAACTATTTTTCAGTAAAAATAGAAAACTGGAAATAGAAGGTTTGATTCaaaatttatcccatttttagTGTGTCAAATTGTTGATTTGGTAGGAGTGTTGGGACACATCCCggatcctcacataatgcagcctattgcgcggaaggacctcataaactttcaAAGACAAACATATTAAACACCGAAAACCCACGCAAAACCTGCGAATCATCAAAACGGTTAAACATGAACTTATATAACACAATTTGATCGGCCTCCTTCCTCCTGGAAACGAGTTAGCTAAGTAGTTTCCTCTAGATAGCTAAAAATACCTGCTATTGtgtttaatgcacccctctttACTTTACTTCACCGTTCTGCATTATTTACATGAGCACATACGTTTATTGTAATTGCGTACAACGTACGATTACActgttttgaatttaataaacaataaggGATTATTTCAATTAACATTATATTGCAAACGAGATGATTATCCCGTTAAAAATCAGTTTACATTAACAAAGATcatagtatatgtatttcttctTGATTTTTAGCATGCACGGTGTAGCAAAAAATATACCTTTAAAATGAGGCATAAATGTTAGgactgataaataaatataataatatttgttaaggcatcaaaacttaaataaaaccTAATCTTTGCAGAACGTAAATAGCTTATACGCATTTCAATGCATTGGCTCAAAGTAGAGGTGGTCCTTTTTATAAGTTATACAGTTGTGATCAAAGGCAGCATTCAAGCATGCACATATTGATTACAATTACAGTACACATTACAATACAATGCACCTGACACACTTCATTACCGGTGTTTGATTTAAAGCACTTACAGCaactttaatatttaatacaCTACACAACAATGTGcttatgtttaatgaaaatatatctGTATCGGTTGTCGAACACAGCGGGAATGTAACGCAACATTGTTTCATAATTATACGTATGCAAGTATTTTAactgtttgtgtgtgtttgtgaacAACAAATAGCGCTTTACATATTGTTTCGTTTCAGCAGTGCAATCGTGTCATATTGAATTTGTCATACGTACAAAGATAAGCTTTAACACGTAAATATTTCGTTTATCTAATTTTGAATATGTTCAaagattaataaaattaaaaaaaaacaagcttaAACGCTTAAACGCATATTTGCAGAAATGCGTGCATGTGAAGAGTAATGCAAGACAAAAAACGCTCTTTCATTTTATTTCTTCTAAGACTTGATGAAAATACAGGTGTTTTTAGTGGGAAATGAAGTCTAAAATAAGAACGAAAGGAAAAAGTGTTGGATCCCCAAAGTATCTTAAATCCGGTTTTCCAAGcgttattgtttataaaaaatagcatgcattatttataacatgtttCTGCATTGTATACGATATGTAATGTGTGCCGGAAAAAAGGTTACCTTAAACACCATCTGGATTTGTAGATTCCTTTTAGTGTAGCttattttgtgatttttacatttatatgGCGTTTGTAAATGTTATAAGGCTTATTGACtgtgaaatttattttaatttggaaCATTTTCTAATTAccagggccggattaagcacAGGGATAATAAGgttgcagccttgggcccccgatttTACTCCTTCAACGGCAGGCCAGTTTTCAAATTTATGATATTTCTTTATTACGCAATTTAATGACTCTATCGGGATTGCAGTAGAAAATGTCTGATTCATTTTACTAGTTTCCCGATGTATATCTAATTGTTACCGTGTATTTCGCTTTGATTTTCGTTTGCTATCTATTTCCTTTCTGTGTTGTATATGCATTCAGAACCATTagtttctctgtttattatacgacTTGTCCGTATGGTCAAGATAACATCTGGACCGTTGACATGAGTGAACTGCTGAAGTTAGATGGAGGTCGCCTAAAGACAATTTTTCCAAAAGTTGACATCGCTGTACGAATATACTTAACAATTCCCAGTAATAACTCTAAAGGTGAAAGGTCATTTTCAACATCACCATGCGAGAAAAATCTAACTGAGGAATACCCTGAGTCAGGAAAGGTTAACTGAATTGGGGCTACTGTCTATTCTATTATATGTCAAGTCCTCCGAGAACTAGACTTCACAAAACTGATCGATGACTTTGGCCAGCTTAAGTGTCGTAGAAGAGACTTAAAGGCTAGAGtctgttacatgtaacatgtgtgttaagttcagttaataaaatagttaaacattgtttaacttgctttgcaaatatatattatgtaaatgtCAAATGTGTACAAATGCAAGTTTTTTGGtctttgtagttgtagtatcaagTATCTTTTCAATATACAGAAAGGGACCAGAGGGCAGGAGGCCCCAGTAACATGTGCAGCCTTGTGCCCCAAAAAATCTTAAACCGGCCCTGATCATTACACGGTTTAGTGATACATAATTGAATGCATTTGATGAGTAAATATTCATGattcaaaatcatgaaaaatagaagaaAGACATATTGCAGAAAAAATGAATATTACTGTTAAtgtttagaaataaataaattacatatacgTAAATTGGCAaatgaaatattcattttttaaacaatctttaaaaaatgtatcaaggGAAACGATTTAACTTACCAGGCACTGGGACGGGACATCTTCGTAAAAACGATATTTTATCATCCATATTATTTTCGATCCGCATTTGTGCTTATCTGAATGTGGCATCGTGTTTTTCAGCCACATTCTCAATGAAATTACATTGCCACTTCggaataaaaacagaaaaaactgTTAATACCTATCATTAATCCTGTTCAGAATACACTTCAATCGTACAGCTTCGACACAAATTAGGAGCATATTTCAATGTATCATGTCTGTATTTTCATCTTGTGACCATGCCTTTTTGTTATGGTAAACACGTTGCCTAAGATAATTGCGCTTGGTTAAAGTAAACTTAGGAATTGGTTCCGCTTAGATCAAGTCTACTTTAGAATAGAAGGTCCTAGTCATTTTAGACCGAAAATCAACATATTTCACAAGGTGCAATAAAGTATAATCTACCTGTGTGCCAGGACTCCAAGAAGCTGCCTTCAGCTTATATACCTTGATGTCCTGGGGTCATTAAATCATAATACAGACCCGATGTCTCGAAAACGGGACTCAGTGTCTTAACTTCTTGGCACGACGTTTTTTTTTATGTTGCCTAGAATCTTGTGCTTAAGCAGGTCTTAGAAAAGCTCAAAAATGCATAAATTTGCATTTTCAATTATCCTTCATTGTAAATTAACAGCAACTTTAGGTGATGATTAGTGAAAATATCAATTAGCAAACACAAAATAGAGATGAACTTTCATCGAAATGTGCTTCTCGTTTTTTAGACAAGTGCCCCAACTGTCATGGGGAGGAATACCACTATTGCCCGTGTCCGTGTTTTCTTGCTTTGGATCTTAATATTTGAGAAAAGTGTTatgaaaaaatacttttcatCATGAGATTAAAATACACGTGTAAACCGACTCTATCTAATGTTTCCTCTTCGTTGGGTTTAACTATAGCCTATTCTTTCACAGGTATACAGGGAAAAAAAGATGTGTATCAGTAGTTACTCTTAACGCGTCCGGTAATCAGCCGTTAAGAGCTGCCTctcatttatgtttttattaaaattccgTACCGGTGACTTGTTAAACCCCAATAAATTTCTGTTCAAACAGGACAATATTTGTACATCTGTAGTGTCAGAAGAAGGAAATAGGTGTTCAAATTTTACAGTTTTCGAATGAAACCATAGGAATTGTTACCGGTATATAATTCTTctaattcttcttcttcttttctgTTTCATCTtctcttcttcttctttcttcttcttcttcttcttcttcttcttcttcttcttcttcttcttcttcttcttcttcttcttcttcttcttcttcttcttctttttatccttattatttttatgatcatatatattattattttattgtcattattattgtaaaaattagTCCGTTAGTAATAGTTCAGAAACCCAGAAACCCGCGTTATGAGAAATTTAGCTTAACATACACGTAATAGACCGACTCTATCTTCGTCTGCGTTGGGTTTAAATATAGCCTTTTATTTTAAAGGCATACATTTATAGAAGATACGTATCAGGCGGTATCCTCAATACGCTGGGAATAATTGCCGTTAGAATCGATTTCTGCActttttattctttaacattcCGGACCGGTGTCTTGTTAAAACCCAAATTAGTGCTCGAACAGGTCGATATGTGTGCATGTGAAGTGTCAGTAGCAGTAAATAGATATTTCCCTTTAATAGTTTTCGATAATTACCATCGGATTTGTAACCTTTATATAGTTATTCTTCTTTTTATCTTCCACTTCCTTCTCTCCTTCTTCGTATCactattattataatgatcatagttattattgttgtattgttattattattattattattattattattattattattattattattattgttattattattattattattagtattattattattattattattattattattatcatttttgttgttatgaaattaaaaataattattttgtttaataagtaaAATCTACTCTTTCGTTTTACAAAATGAATCATCACCGTCAGACGTTGCAATTTAAAGCGACCGTCatccagattgacgaaaaaaagaaaagttcgttaatacctttttttacaattattagtttatattgattaaaatatcacgatgaTTTAAAACTGGGTCATAATAGTGCCCCGAGAAACATTCGGATCATGTTTCATccagattgagtcataaatttgGCATCATATTTTGATCGATCTTGTGGTCGGACGTATGTGATGTGACCCAGATTCTATGGTCATCTTTTTCTGCTGTCATATAGTTAGCCTAAATGTTAATTTGTTGTCGTTacgaatcatcatcatcatcatcatcatcatcaacatcatcaacatcatcatcatcatgatcatcatcatcatcatcatcataataatcatcatcatcatcatcatcatcatcatcatcatcatcatcatcatcatcatcatcatcatcatcatcatcatcatcatcatcatcatcatcatcatcatcatcatcacaatcatcatcatcatcatactcattcttcttcatcatcatcatcataatcatcatcatcataatcatcttcttatcattattatcatagtttttattattatttaatattattaatattatttatatcatttattttaatcTTATAAGAGAAGAAgaagtgatagtagtagtagctgatgtagtattataataatagtattattatattattattatcattattattattagtattattattagaagtCGTAGGTCgtagtcgcagtagtagtagtagtcgtcgtcgtcatcgtcgtaaaagtagtagtagtagtagtagtagtagtagtagtagtagtagtagtggtggtggtggtggtggtggtggtggtggtggtggttgttgttgtggtggtggtaatagtagtggtagtggtagtagtagtagtagtagtagtagtagtagtagtagaagtagtagtagtagtagtagtagtagtagtagtagtagtagtagtagtagtagtagtagtagtagtaatagtagtagtagtagtagtagtagaagtagtagtagtagaagaagaagaagtagtagtagtagtattagcagtagtactagaagtagtagtagtagaagtagtagtagtagtagtagtagtagtagtagtagtagtagtagtagtagtagtagtagtagtagtagtagtagtagtagtagtagtagtagtagtagtggtagtagtaggagtagtaatagtagtagtagtagtagtataagtagtagtagtagtagtactagtagtagtagtagtagtagtagtagtagtagtagtagtagtagtagtagtagtagtagtagtagtagtagtagtagtagtagtagtagtagaagaagaagaagtagtagtagtattagcagtagtactagaagtagtagtagtagaagtagtagtagtagtagtagtagtagtagtagtagtagtagtagtagtagaagtagtagtagtagtagtagtagtagtagtagtagtagtaatagtagtagtagtagtagtataagtagtagtagtagtagtactagtagtagtagtagtagtagtagtagtagtagtagtagtagtagtagtagtagtagtagtagtagtagtggtagtggtggtggtggtggtggtggaggtggtggtatTGGTAaaggttgtggtggtggtggtggtggtgaaggttgtggtggtggtggtgaagatggtggtggtggtggtggttgtggttgttgt carries:
- the LOC127868543 gene encoding uncharacterized protein DDB_G0271670-like; the protein is SSSSSSSSSSSSSSSSSSSSSSSSSGSSRSSNSSSSSSISSSSSSTSSSSSSSSSSSSSSSSSSSSSSSSSSSSSSRRRRSSSSISSSTRSSSSRSSSSSSSSSSSSSSSSRSSSSSSSSSSSSSNSSSSSSISSSSSSTSSSSSSSSSSSSSSSSSSSSS